The following proteins are co-located in the Dehalococcoides mccartyi 195 genome:
- the dnaA gene encoding chromosomal replication initiator protein DnaA, with protein MSVRPAQELWETALGEIELQVNKPNFRTWFAKTVGLKYDGSEFIIGVPNTFVAEYLEVNQRSLIEKTLINITHSPVELGFQLVQSAQVQAAAPQTAREKTVSPFNPRYTFESFIVGSCNRLAHAASLAATQNPGKSYNPLYIYAAAGLGKTHLLQAIGHLANLNRRKALYVSGEQFTTDFISSIRNGQTEEFRARYRDVDLLLLDDVQFIGGKEQTEECLFHTFNDLHNSNRQIVISADSPPKSLPQLAERLRSRFEWGLTIEIEPPDEKTRLELLQLKAEQSGTELNMDTLEYLAQEVKHNIRELEGSLNRVLAYARLLRATITPDLAARALSDIGSRPVRENSPLRPGNIISAVSQVFQIPATELLGAARDKDTALARQFAMFMLKQQNSASLVEIGQSLGGRSASTVSHACDKIQLELENSAFLRLKMSEVQNQLSQQRLSR; from the coding sequence TTGTCTGTTCGGCCTGCACAAGAACTTTGGGAAACAGCCCTGGGGGAGATTGAACTTCAGGTAAACAAGCCCAATTTCCGCACCTGGTTTGCCAAAACTGTCGGACTTAAGTACGACGGCAGTGAGTTTATTATAGGTGTTCCCAATACTTTCGTAGCCGAATATCTGGAGGTCAATCAGCGTTCGCTGATTGAAAAAACCCTGATAAATATTACCCACAGCCCGGTTGAGCTGGGTTTCCAGCTTGTCCAGTCCGCTCAGGTACAGGCTGCCGCTCCCCAAACAGCCAGAGAAAAAACCGTTTCACCCTTTAACCCCCGTTACACCTTTGAATCCTTTATAGTGGGTTCCTGCAACCGCCTGGCTCATGCCGCTTCGCTGGCCGCCACCCAGAATCCCGGCAAGAGCTACAACCCGCTTTATATCTATGCGGCAGCCGGTTTAGGCAAGACCCATCTTTTACAGGCTATCGGCCATCTAGCAAACTTAAACCGCCGCAAGGCCCTGTATGTCAGCGGGGAACAGTTTACCACTGACTTTATATCATCTATCCGGAACGGCCAAACCGAAGAGTTCCGTGCCCGTTACCGGGATGTAGATTTATTGCTGCTGGATGATGTCCAGTTTATCGGCGGCAAGGAGCAGACCGAAGAATGCCTGTTCCATACCTTTAATGACCTGCATAACTCCAACCGCCAGATAGTCATTTCAGCAGATTCACCCCCCAAGTCACTGCCCCAGCTGGCCGAAAGACTGCGTTCCCGTTTTGAGTGGGGGCTGACGATTGAGATTGAACCGCCGGATGAAAAAACCCGCTTGGAGCTTTTGCAGCTTAAAGCTGAGCAGTCCGGCACCGAACTTAATATGGACACCCTGGAGTACCTGGCTCAGGAAGTAAAGCATAATATCCGCGAACTGGAAGGCAGCCTTAACCGGGTGCTGGCCTATGCCCGCCTGCTAAGGGCTACCATTACCCCGGACCTGGCCGCCAGAGCCCTGTCGGATATCGGCTCACGCCCGGTCAGGGAAAACAGCCCTCTCCGCCCCGGTAATATAATTTCAGCGGTATCCCAGGTATTTCAAATACCCGCAACCGAACTTTTGGGTGCCGCCCGTGACAAAGATACCGCTCTGGCCCGTCAGTTTGCCATGTTTATGCTAAAGCAGCAAAACTCCGCCTCACTGGTAGAAATAGGCCAGTCCCTGGGGGGCAGAAGCGCTTCCACCGTCAGCCACGCCTGCGATAAAATCCAGCTGGAGTTGGAAAACAGCGCCTTTCTGCGCCTGAAAATGTCCGAGGTTCAAAACCAGCTTTCCCAGCAGCGCCTTTCCCGCTGA